From Streptomyces qinzhouensis, one genomic window encodes:
- a CDS encoding WXG100 family type VII secretion target — translation MADYIVNDERLNQTAASTMNQYDTAIAQLQAIRTELTNLTSDGYNTPAAKADFLPFCEDFFRGYDSVVQGLQGISKYVKGVGDGFSQLDRDLGASLRG, via the coding sequence ATGGCCGACTACATCGTCAACGACGAGCGGCTCAACCAGACCGCCGCCAGCACCATGAACCAGTACGACACCGCCATCGCCCAGCTCCAGGCCATCCGCACCGAACTGACCAACCTGACCTCCGACGGCTACAACACCCCCGCCGCGAAGGCCGACTTCCTGCCCTTCTGCGAAGACTTCTTCCGCGGCTACGACTCCGTCGTCCAGGGCCTCCAGGGCATCTCCAAGTACGTCAAGGGCGTCGGCGACGGCTTCTCCCAGCTCGACCGCGACCTCGGCGCGAGCCTGCGCGGCTGA
- a CDS encoding FtsK/SpoIIIE domain-containing protein yields the protein MRLTVTAVDPREGQHADFLIETDPGVPAGDLAARLARRLHGPRRAEAECPALYLGAEPLPADLPMGESGLRPGGLLGLGAPLPLPEPEPHGLAELRVVGGPGAGAVFRLPPGEYPIGSAASCAVRLDTDGPPATAALLRIRADGTAEVRDTHGGTTEPAVRAGGRGPERPTSPAAGAARPHGERHTVLLDGAPVPVWTPFPTGGILTTGPALLELAAATRPDAALQPSDDGTGLDYNRPPRLLPPPVANRFRLPVRPAKPPRSPLQLVMVFAPLLMALVLVVLFGNLRFLVFGLLSPVIAIAGQLSSKRRGKENYAEQLQEYEERKARLEADVTEAVAAEERARRAACPDPAAVTLIATGPRQRLWERRWSDGDFLLLRLGTADRPAHLELEDPDEAEHRRRLTRTTHAVPVAVPLRSAGVAGVAGGPAAEPLVRWLIGQAAALHSPSDLRICVLSGHRDRTGDADRWGWLHWLPHSAPLGDGILGPAGTTAESVGRRIAELAALTAARRAAGDRAPRGGAAGEPDVLVVLDGARRLRSLPGMIPLLREGPAVGVHFLCVDDEARLLPEECRAVAVAAGDGSGRLRVAQADAEPVDDVLMDGPGRSWITGIARALAPVRDVGDDTEETLLPVSARLLDVLGLEPPTPEATLAGWAAGGGRSTRAVLGEGVDGPFAVDLAADGPHALIAGTTGAGKSELLQSLVASLAVANRPDELNFVLVDYKGGSAFAECEQLPHTVGMVTDLDTHLVERALVSLGAELKRRERILAAAAAKDIDDYLDRRGRTTGLGPLPRLVLVIDEFASMVRELPDFVTGLVNIAQRGRSLGIHLVLATQRPSGAVTSDIRANTNLRIALRTTDAGESRDIIDAPDAARLSPRTPGRAYARLGHTALLPFQTGRIGGRRARRTAAAGERPEPRITEIDWEWLGDPPAPEPGTGAGTPVAVQAVTDLAVLVDAVREAADRLTLPPARRPWLPPLPESLTLDELTGRDSRDGRDSRDGAPDRTAPETAQDPALAAGGPPGPAAPDTPAAPGAARDRRAEVPAGGHGTTARPAGALPPVPYGLVDLPDEQTRDPLLLDLDTLGHLHLIGSPRGGRSQALRTLAAAVARAHSSADVHLYALDCGNGALTALAGLPHCGAVVDRTQTERVARLLARLTEETARRRTLLGRAGAADLTELRRSLPEAERPAHILLMIDRFETFERDFGAYDQGAVLETLTALLREGASAGIHILLTGDRVLTQSRFAATTEDKLVLRLNERNDYAMAGLSPRNVPEAMPPGRVLSVRTGRSAQLALIAPDPSGAAQAEALAALAERVRDRDAAVPAARRPFRVDILPDELSFDEAWSRRPADVSPLWAMAGVGGDELTALGTDLSRVPSFLIAGPPRSGRSTVLLTMARSLLAHGTEIVVVAPFASPLRALAGRPGVVEVFTETDPAVAGFRAALGRVDSPAGAIVVDDAEMLINAEIDADLSALARGSAGDGWGLVVAGNNEALYGGAPGWQQIVRRNRCGALLAPRTLGDGEILGLRVPHGLLGADREPGRAHLHLGDGRFRTVRVPAPASAGDPAPVR from the coding sequence ATGCGGCTCACCGTCACCGCGGTCGACCCCCGGGAGGGGCAGCACGCGGACTTTCTGATCGAGACCGACCCCGGGGTCCCGGCCGGTGACCTCGCGGCGCGACTGGCCCGGCGACTGCACGGCCCCCGCCGGGCCGAGGCGGAGTGCCCGGCGCTCTATCTCGGCGCCGAACCGCTCCCCGCCGATCTGCCGATGGGGGAGAGCGGGCTGCGGCCCGGCGGTCTGCTCGGCCTCGGCGCCCCGCTCCCGCTGCCCGAACCGGAGCCGCACGGCCTCGCCGAGCTGCGCGTCGTCGGCGGCCCGGGCGCCGGAGCCGTGTTCCGGCTGCCGCCGGGGGAGTACCCGATCGGGTCCGCGGCGTCCTGCGCCGTACGGCTCGACACCGACGGGCCGCCCGCCACGGCCGCCCTGCTGCGCATCCGCGCGGACGGCACGGCCGAGGTACGCGATACGCACGGTGGGACGACGGAGCCGGCGGTACGGGCCGGGGGCCGCGGCCCCGAGCGCCCCACGAGCCCGGCCGCCGGGGCCGCCCGGCCGCACGGCGAGCGGCACACCGTCCTCCTCGACGGCGCCCCCGTCCCCGTCTGGACCCCCTTCCCCACCGGCGGCATCCTCACCACCGGTCCCGCCCTCCTCGAACTCGCCGCGGCCACCCGGCCCGACGCCGCACTCCAGCCCTCCGACGACGGCACCGGACTCGACTACAACCGCCCGCCCCGGCTCCTCCCGCCGCCCGTGGCGAACCGCTTCCGGCTGCCGGTACGCCCGGCGAAGCCGCCGCGCAGCCCACTCCAGCTGGTGATGGTCTTCGCACCCCTGCTGATGGCCCTCGTCCTCGTCGTCCTCTTCGGCAACCTCCGCTTCCTCGTCTTCGGCCTGCTGTCCCCGGTCATCGCGATCGCCGGGCAGCTCAGCAGCAAGCGCCGCGGCAAGGAGAACTACGCGGAACAGCTCCAGGAGTACGAGGAGCGCAAGGCACGGCTCGAAGCCGATGTCACCGAGGCCGTCGCCGCCGAGGAGCGGGCCCGCCGCGCCGCCTGCCCCGACCCGGCGGCCGTCACCCTCATCGCCACCGGCCCCCGCCAGCGGCTGTGGGAACGCCGCTGGTCCGACGGAGACTTCCTGCTGCTCCGGCTCGGCACCGCCGACCGGCCCGCCCATCTGGAGCTGGAGGACCCCGACGAGGCCGAACACCGCCGCCGGCTCACCCGCACCACCCACGCCGTCCCCGTCGCCGTGCCGCTGCGCTCCGCCGGGGTCGCCGGAGTCGCCGGGGGACCGGCCGCCGAACCCCTCGTACGCTGGCTGATCGGCCAGGCCGCCGCCCTGCACAGCCCCTCCGATCTGAGGATCTGCGTCCTGTCCGGCCACCGCGACCGGACCGGGGACGCCGACCGCTGGGGGTGGCTGCACTGGCTGCCGCACTCCGCGCCCCTCGGTGACGGGATCCTCGGCCCCGCCGGGACCACCGCCGAGTCCGTCGGCCGCCGCATCGCCGAACTCGCCGCCCTCACCGCCGCCCGCCGGGCGGCGGGCGACCGGGCCCCGCGCGGCGGGGCCGCCGGAGAGCCCGATGTCCTCGTCGTCCTCGACGGGGCCCGCCGGCTGCGCTCCCTGCCCGGGATGATCCCGCTGCTGCGCGAAGGGCCCGCCGTCGGTGTCCACTTCCTCTGCGTCGACGACGAGGCCCGGCTGCTGCCCGAGGAGTGCCGGGCCGTCGCGGTCGCGGCCGGTGACGGCTCCGGGCGGCTCCGGGTGGCGCAGGCCGACGCCGAACCCGTCGACGACGTCCTCATGGACGGGCCGGGCCGGAGCTGGATCACCGGCATCGCCCGTGCCCTCGCTCCCGTACGGGATGTCGGTGACGACACCGAGGAGACCCTGCTGCCCGTCTCCGCCCGGCTGCTGGACGTGCTCGGCCTGGAGCCGCCGACCCCCGAAGCCACCCTCGCGGGCTGGGCGGCGGGCGGCGGGCGGTCGACCCGGGCCGTCCTGGGCGAGGGGGTCGACGGGCCGTTCGCCGTCGACCTCGCCGCCGACGGGCCGCACGCCCTGATCGCGGGCACCACCGGGGCGGGCAAGTCCGAACTCCTCCAGAGCCTGGTGGCGTCCCTCGCCGTCGCCAACCGCCCCGACGAGCTGAACTTCGTCCTCGTCGACTACAAGGGCGGCAGCGCCTTCGCCGAATGCGAGCAACTGCCGCACACCGTCGGCATGGTCACCGACCTGGACACCCATCTCGTCGAGCGGGCCCTCGTCTCCCTGGGCGCCGAGCTGAAGCGCCGCGAACGGATCCTCGCCGCCGCCGCGGCCAAGGACATCGACGACTATCTCGACCGGCGCGGCCGCACGACCGGACTCGGCCCGCTGCCCCGGCTCGTCCTCGTCATCGACGAGTTCGCGTCCATGGTCCGCGAGCTGCCCGACTTCGTGACCGGGCTGGTCAACATCGCCCAGCGCGGCCGCTCCCTCGGTATCCATCTCGTCCTCGCCACCCAGCGGCCGTCCGGCGCCGTCACCTCCGACATCCGCGCCAACACCAATCTGCGGATCGCGCTCCGCACCACCGACGCGGGCGAGAGCCGCGACATCATCGACGCGCCCGACGCGGCCCGGCTGTCACCCCGGACCCCCGGGCGGGCCTACGCACGCCTCGGACACACGGCACTGCTGCCCTTCCAGACCGGCCGGATCGGCGGCCGCCGCGCCCGCCGGACCGCGGCGGCCGGGGAACGGCCCGAGCCCCGTATCACCGAGATCGACTGGGAGTGGCTCGGCGACCCGCCCGCCCCGGAGCCGGGCACCGGGGCCGGGACCCCGGTCGCCGTACAGGCCGTGACGGACCTCGCGGTCCTCGTCGACGCGGTGCGGGAGGCCGCGGACCGGCTGACCCTTCCCCCCGCCCGCCGCCCCTGGCTCCCGCCGCTCCCGGAGTCGCTGACACTGGACGAACTGACGGGCCGGGACAGCCGGGACGGCCGGGACAGCCGGGACGGTGCCCCGGACCGGACGGCCCCGGAGACCGCGCAGGATCCCGCCCTCGCCGCCGGAGGCCCGCCGGGCCCGGCGGCTCCGGATACTCCGGCGGCCCCGGGGGCGGCCCGGGACCGCCGGGCGGAGGTTCCGGCCGGCGGCCACGGGACCACGGCTCGTCCCGCCGGAGCCCTGCCGCCCGTCCCGTACGGTCTCGTCGACCTCCCCGACGAGCAGACCCGCGACCCCCTCCTCCTCGACCTCGACACCCTGGGCCATCTCCACCTCATCGGCTCCCCGCGCGGCGGCCGTTCGCAGGCGCTGCGGACCCTCGCCGCCGCCGTCGCCCGGGCCCACAGCAGCGCCGACGTCCATCTCTACGCCCTGGACTGCGGCAACGGCGCCCTGACGGCGCTCGCCGGGCTGCCGCACTGCGGAGCGGTCGTCGACCGGACCCAGACCGAGCGCGTCGCCCGGCTGCTCGCCCGTCTCACCGAGGAGACCGCCCGCCGCCGCACGCTCCTCGGCCGCGCTGGCGCCGCCGACCTCACCGAACTCCGCCGGAGCCTGCCGGAGGCCGAACGGCCCGCGCACATCCTGCTGATGATCGACCGCTTCGAAACCTTCGAACGCGATTTCGGCGCCTACGACCAGGGCGCCGTCCTGGAGACCCTGACCGCCCTCCTGCGGGAGGGCGCGAGCGCCGGAATCCATATCCTCCTCACCGGCGACCGGGTGCTGACGCAGAGCCGGTTCGCCGCCACCACCGAGGACAAGCTCGTCCTCCGGCTCAACGAGCGCAACGACTACGCGATGGCCGGACTGAGCCCCCGCAACGTCCCCGAGGCCATGCCGCCCGGCCGGGTCCTCTCCGTACGGACCGGCCGCAGCGCCCAGTTGGCGCTGATCGCCCCCGACCCCTCGGGAGCGGCCCAGGCCGAGGCGCTGGCCGCACTCGCCGAGCGGGTACGGGACCGGGACGCGGCCGTGCCCGCCGCCCGCCGCCCCTTCCGCGTCGACATCCTCCCCGACGAACTGAGCTTCGACGAAGCCTGGAGCCGACGCCCCGCGGATGTCTCCCCGCTCTGGGCGATGGCCGGGGTCGGCGGCGACGAACTCACCGCGCTCGGCACCGATCTGTCCAGGGTGCCGTCGTTCCTGATCGCCGGGCCGCCGCGGTCCGGCCGGAGCACGGTCCTGCTGACGATGGCCCGCTCCCTCCTCGCCCATGGCACCGAGATCGTGGTGGTGGCCCCGTTCGCGTCCCCGCTGCGGGCGCTCGCCGGCCGGCCCGGTGTGGTCGAGGTGTTCACGGAGACCGACCCCGCCGTCGCCGGCTTCCGGGCCGCGCTCGGCCGGGTCGACAGCCCGGCGGGCGCGATCGTCGTAGACGACGCCGAGATGCTGATCAACGCGGAGATCGACGCCGATCTGTCGGCGCTCGCCCGCGGCAGCGCCGGAGACGGCTGGGGCCTGGTGGTCGCCGGGAACAACGAGGCACTGTACGGCGGTGCCCCCGGCTGGCAGCAGATTGTCCGCCGCAACCGCTGCGGCGCCCTGCTCGCCCCGCGCACCCTGGGCGACGGCGAGATCCTCGGACTGCGGGTGCCCCACGGTCTGCTCGGCGCGGACCGGGAGCCCGGCCGGGCCCATCTCCACCTCGGCGACGGACGGTTCCGTACGGTACGGGTCCCGGCCCCGGCATCCGCCGGTGATCCCGCCCCCGTCCGCTGA
- a CDS encoding DUF1996 domain-containing protein: protein MARHTLVPALLVAVVVTAIVASRPAGAPDGPPDSAYISVAELPEAVPEPRSGPDAATGSWTVECGRNERGHYNTDNVVTSPGLVGGAHHTHDYVGNTTTDARSTDASLATAPTTCTGGTDRSAYFWPVLRRLDREGADAESHGGGRHGNTGEILVPSAVRIEYRGNPLARVLPLPAGLRMITGDPVAATTTDENVRAQWGCSNRPGRFTTKYPRCPEGSDLTRTLTFPSCWNGLHPDSDGHRAHIVHPAASGLCPPATFPVPRLRITLAYDLPDGAPFAVDSFPEQRRDPRTDHAMYVGALPDRAREEMADCVNESRHCRG, encoded by the coding sequence TTGGCGCGGCACACGCTTGTGCCGGCGCTGCTCGTGGCCGTCGTCGTGACCGCGATCGTCGCCAGTCGTCCGGCCGGTGCGCCGGACGGACCGCCCGACAGCGCGTACATCTCCGTCGCCGAACTGCCGGAGGCCGTCCCCGAACCCCGCTCGGGACCCGACGCCGCCACCGGCTCCTGGACCGTGGAGTGCGGCCGCAACGAACGCGGCCACTACAACACCGACAACGTGGTGACCTCCCCCGGTCTTGTCGGCGGCGCCCACCACACCCATGACTACGTCGGCAACACCACCACCGACGCCCGCTCCACGGATGCCTCCCTCGCCACCGCCCCCACCACCTGCACCGGCGGCACCGACCGCTCCGCCTACTTCTGGCCGGTACTGCGCCGCCTCGACCGCGAGGGCGCGGACGCCGAATCCCACGGCGGCGGAAGGCACGGCAACACCGGCGAGATCCTCGTCCCCTCCGCCGTACGCATCGAATACCGCGGCAACCCCCTGGCCCGGGTCCTGCCGCTGCCGGCCGGACTGCGGATGATCACCGGGGATCCGGTGGCGGCCACCACTACCGACGAGAACGTCCGCGCCCAGTGGGGCTGTTCGAACCGTCCCGGCCGGTTCACCACCAAGTACCCGCGCTGCCCGGAAGGCAGCGACCTCACCCGTACGCTCACCTTCCCGAGCTGCTGGAACGGCCTCCACCCCGACAGCGACGGCCACCGCGCCCATATCGTCCACCCGGCCGCCTCCGGGCTCTGCCCGCCCGCGACCTTCCCCGTGCCGCGGCTCCGCATCACCCTCGCCTACGACCTTCCCGACGGCGCCCCCTTCGCCGTCGACTCCTTCCCCGAGCAGCGGCGCGACCCCAGGACCGACCACGCCATGTACGTCGGCGCGCTGCCGGACCGGGCCCGCGAGGAGATGGCCGACTGCGTCAACGAGTCCCGTCACTGCCGGGGTTGA
- a CDS encoding sigma-70 family RNA polymerase sigma factor, whose protein sequence is MAALWSRARQRSSDEILIRALYEEHGRALLAYAQRLTGDRAAAEDVVQETLIRAWKHHESLTNGKGSVRGWLLTVARNIVTDRCRARAARPTEVAESPANGPVESDHAEAVVDSMVVMEALDQLSPDHREVLVELYFQGRTVTEAAKTLGIPAGTVKSRSHYALKALRELYAGNGDPKNPERRSRLVVVKEAAA, encoded by the coding sequence ATGGCCGCACTGTGGTCACGCGCCCGGCAGAGGTCGAGCGACGAAATCCTGATCAGGGCGCTTTACGAGGAACACGGCAGGGCCCTCCTCGCCTACGCCCAGCGGCTCACGGGCGACCGGGCGGCGGCGGAGGACGTGGTTCAGGAGACGCTCATCCGGGCCTGGAAGCACCATGAGTCACTGACCAACGGCAAGGGCTCGGTCCGCGGCTGGCTGCTCACCGTCGCCCGGAACATCGTCACGGACCGCTGTCGGGCCCGCGCCGCGCGCCCCACCGAGGTCGCCGAGTCCCCGGCGAACGGTCCCGTCGAGAGCGACCACGCGGAGGCCGTCGTCGATTCGATGGTCGTGATGGAGGCACTGGACCAGTTGTCACCGGACCATCGTGAGGTCCTGGTGGAGCTGTACTTCCAGGGCCGCACGGTCACCGAAGCGGCAAAGACGCTCGGAATACCGGCGGGAACGGTCAAATCACGATCACACTATGCACTGAAGGCATTGAGAGAGCTGTACGCCGGGAACGGTGACCCCAAGAACCCCGAACGCAGGAGCCGGCTGGTCGTGGTGAAGGAGGCGGCGGCATGA
- a CDS encoding anti-sigma factor family protein — protein MSIQQHDSALFGAYVLGALDDEENREIEAHVADCEGCRMEVEALRRLETTLGEVPPEAFLDGPPEGGDLMLRRTLRQVHAERGRAETRRRAFLAAVAAVAAVSVLGAGFYLGRGEDSGAARPAIAAPTVVQTPPQGVRVASATDPGTGATMAVRVTPATEWVRVNAAVGGIPKGELCRLLVVSTSGKTEVAGSWTVGSAEKGANLDGSAAIPAKEVKEIVVENAAGKRYVTARLT, from the coding sequence ATGAGCATCCAGCAGCACGACAGCGCACTGTTCGGCGCCTATGTGCTCGGCGCCCTCGACGACGAGGAGAACCGCGAGATCGAGGCCCATGTGGCCGACTGCGAGGGATGCCGGATGGAGGTCGAAGCACTCAGGCGACTGGAGACCACGCTGGGCGAGGTGCCACCGGAGGCCTTTCTCGACGGTCCGCCCGAGGGCGGCGATCTGATGCTCCGGCGCACCCTGCGCCAGGTCCACGCGGAACGCGGCCGGGCCGAGACCCGGCGCCGCGCCTTCCTGGCGGCGGTGGCGGCGGTGGCCGCCGTCTCCGTCCTGGGCGCGGGCTTCTACCTCGGCCGGGGCGAGGACAGCGGCGCCGCCCGGCCGGCGATCGCCGCGCCCACGGTCGTCCAGACCCCGCCCCAGGGGGTCCGGGTGGCCTCCGCCACCGACCCCGGCACCGGCGCCACCATGGCGGTCCGGGTCACCCCGGCCACCGAATGGGTCCGGGTCAACGCCGCCGTCGGCGGCATCCCCAAGGGCGAGCTCTGCCGTCTGCTGGTCGTCTCCACAAGCGGGAAGACCGAGGTCGCGGGGAGCTGGACGGTCGGCAGCGCCGAGAAGGGCGCCAACCTCGACGGCTCGGCCGCGATCCCGGCGAAGGAGGTCAAGGAGATCGTCGTGGAGAACGCCGCGGGGAAGCGGTATGTGACGGCGCGCCTGACCTAG
- a CDS encoding phosphotransferase enzyme family protein, protein MMQLTEISGLARQVNEDWQSPIADTVAAPWGIAPGVARWWRSSASHVFVVPDTPKPDSALYLRFVPERYPAYGRFGTIAALMDRLHGRGLALTPPVRSAQGRLVETVETPLGTMRAMCLTEAPGEEVELEDLTEEQARAWGALLARTHDSAAGLGDGLGPALDGIAGAARLYSADAELAAAVAKVAAALAGLPRDPESYGVVHGDFELDNLAWQGATPTAFDFDEAAFSWYAADIAHALRDLTDDGRPDPARAGLLDSFLAGYREVRPLTGATPDELLLFAGANAARSLVELHPVLATLDEGRPDDLDKLRGDLAEHRDEQRAIVIAAAAAL, encoded by the coding sequence ATGATGCAACTGACGGAAATAAGCGGACTTGCTCGACAGGTGAACGAGGACTGGCAGTCGCCGATCGCCGATACGGTCGCCGCGCCCTGGGGCATCGCCCCCGGTGTCGCGCGCTGGTGGCGGTCGAGCGCCTCGCATGTGTTCGTCGTGCCCGACACCCCGAAGCCGGACAGCGCGCTGTATCTGCGGTTCGTCCCGGAGCGGTACCCGGCCTACGGGCGGTTCGGGACGATCGCCGCGCTGATGGACCGGCTGCACGGCCGTGGACTCGCGCTCACCCCACCGGTCAGGTCCGCGCAGGGGCGGCTCGTGGAGACCGTGGAGACCCCGCTGGGGACCATGCGCGCCATGTGTCTCACCGAGGCGCCCGGCGAAGAGGTCGAACTGGAAGATCTGACCGAGGAGCAGGCCCGGGCCTGGGGCGCGCTCCTCGCCCGTACCCATGACTCGGCGGCCGGCCTCGGGGACGGGCTCGGGCCTGCGCTCGACGGGATCGCCGGGGCCGCCCGGCTCTACTCGGCGGACGCCGAGCTGGCCGCCGCCGTGGCGAAGGTGGCCGCCGCGCTCGCCGGGCTGCCGCGCGATCCGGAGTCGTACGGCGTCGTCCACGGGGACTTCGAACTGGACAACCTCGCCTGGCAGGGTGCCACCCCCACCGCCTTCGACTTCGACGAGGCGGCGTTCTCCTGGTACGCGGCCGACATCGCCCATGCGCTCCGCGATCTGACCGACGACGGCCGCCCGGATCCCGCCCGTGCCGGGCTTCTGGACTCCTTCCTCGCCGGATACCGCGAGGTACGGCCCCTGACCGGGGCGACCCCGGACGAACTGCTCCTGTTCGCGGGCGCCAACGCCGCCCGCAGCCTGGTCGAGCTGCATCCGGTGCTCGCGACCCTCGACGAGGGCCGGCCCGACGACCTCGACAAGCTCCGCGGCGATCTCGCCGAGCACCGCGACGAACAGCGCGCGATCGTGATCGCCGCCGCCGCTGCCTTGTAG
- a CDS encoding alpha/beta fold hydrolase, whose protein sequence is MPETSGTSGADGTEWDDGLRYADLGGTSLAYREAGSGEPVVLVHGDLSDLRTWAAQMDPFAERYRVLAYSRRYARPNPDIPPGVPNPMQPHVDDLVAFLRATGAAPAHLVANSWGAFISLLTAIRHPDAVRSLVLEEPPVVPVYLSDPPRPAQLLRLVLRPRTLAALLTFQHGTVKPVGRAFAAGDDDRGMKIFLRGVIKERALRRLPRERRTQSVENLSALKAGLFDAGFPPLDPDEVRGVRAPVLLVTGEDSTAVLPLLSERLAELLPRAEQIRIPGASHLMHEENPPVLNRAVLDFLARHGGRPPG, encoded by the coding sequence ATGCCGGAGACGAGCGGTACCAGCGGCGCGGACGGTACGGAATGGGACGACGGCCTGCGGTACGCGGACCTCGGCGGCACCTCTCTCGCCTACCGTGAGGCGGGCAGCGGCGAACCGGTCGTCCTCGTCCACGGCGATCTCAGCGACCTGCGGACCTGGGCCGCGCAAATGGACCCCTTCGCGGAGCGGTATCGCGTCCTCGCCTACAGCAGGCGGTACGCCCGGCCCAATCCCGATATCCCGCCCGGGGTGCCCAATCCGATGCAGCCGCATGTGGACGATCTGGTGGCGTTTCTGCGGGCCACCGGCGCCGCTCCGGCGCATCTGGTCGCCAACTCGTGGGGCGCCTTCATCTCCCTGCTCACCGCGATCCGGCACCCGGACGCCGTGCGCTCCCTCGTCCTGGAGGAGCCGCCCGTCGTCCCGGTGTATCTGAGTGATCCGCCGCGCCCGGCGCAACTGCTCCGGCTCGTCCTGCGGCCGCGGACGCTCGCCGCGCTGCTCACCTTCCAGCACGGCACGGTCAAGCCCGTCGGCAGGGCGTTCGCGGCCGGGGACGACGATCGGGGTATGAAGATCTTCCTGCGCGGCGTCATCAAGGAACGGGCGCTCCGAAGGCTGCCGCGCGAACGGCGGACACAGTCGGTGGAGAACCTTTCGGCGCTGAAGGCCGGGCTCTTCGACGCCGGGTTCCCGCCGCTCGACCCGGACGAGGTGCGGGGCGTGCGCGCCCCGGTGCTGCTGGTCACGGGCGAGGACAGCACCGCCGTACTGCCGCTGCTGAGCGAACGGCTGGCCGAGCTGCTGCCGCGGGCCGAGCAGATCCGGATCCCCGGTGCGTCGCATCTGATGCACGAGGAGAACCCTCCGGTGCTCAACCGGGCCGTTCTCGACTTCCTGGCGCGCCACGGCGGCCGCCCGCCCGGCTGA